In Brachyhypopomus gauderio isolate BG-103 chromosome 18, BGAUD_0.2, whole genome shotgun sequence, the sequence TAACGGTCATTTTGCAAGGACAATCAGTTAGAGGAACAAAGGCCCAGTCGTGATTACTGGTCACAAAAACCACCGCTTATTCCTTGCTGTGGTAGAAACTGACGGAGAAGCGTGAGCTGTGAGCGTAATGATGTGTGACGATGGCCCAAATCTTTTAATTTCCCTGTTTCTGCCTTATTTATCATAGGCATGTAGTATTTACGCTGTCTGATTGTTTTGTTATTCGTATAATATGAGGAACAATGATATAATTCGCAaagattaaaacaataaaactgGCTGAACGGGTGAGCACGAGTGCCGATGTTAAGTATTGTATAGGCAGGCCTTTATCTGACGCAGGCTGTTTGTACAGCGTGTTTAACAACGGATCACAGTGAAGTAGGCATGTTTCAAAACAACAGACGCGTTCAGGTTTAAGCGTCTTTTGGGGGAAATATATTTGCTGAAgatgagattttttttcttttctttgtttgtttctttttcagTTAGACCTAAATAATAACGTCTAATTACAAAGGCTGCACATATACTACTTATGCCATTAAAAATTGTATCAAAAACCGAATACAACTAAACCAGCAAATCTTTAATGTTTATAAACTTTAGTGTTTTGTTGCAGCTATTACTATATATATCTCTCATTTTCTATGCCTAAAATGCAGTGTGATTATATAGGCTATGGCATGCAAATGTTCTAACTGTAGCAGTTGTGTTTGGATTGTGACTGTGCTTATAATGCGCTGACTACAGTAAACACTTGCTAATGTACAAGCGTGTTCTGTTTTGGCCCCGGTGCAAATGATTACACACGTAATGTTTGTGCGATGGCGCTGACGAGGGTTGTTTGTTGTGTGAGCGACAGTGATCGGAGTGATGCTGACTTGCAACGTGAGAAATCTGGGTCAATGTAACCTACCACCCCCTTCACCACAGGCAACTAAAGGCATGgctgaaaaaagacagaggatGAGGATGGCGGGCTCACCAGGCTCTGTGCGTGGATGTGTGCGTTGTGGGATAAAATACACAGTATGATGGCTGTGTCCTGCACTGTATGTGTAGCATATGTCTGAAATGCAGTTTTGCTTGTGGGTCCCTCCCATGAGGTCTACTGCAGATTCAGCCATGTTACGTCTTTTTGTAATTTGTCCTCCGagttctccttctccctcccactTCCTGACATTCCATTCATTGCAAATGTTACTAACTGCGATACGCTGGTGTATGTTACCTTGTCTTTGTGCATTAAGAATTTTgcatttaaattattatttgttATGATACGTTAAATGCAAACCGTTATTATTTATGAGCTTCTTTACTCCTGGCTTAATTAACACATTTTATTAACTTTCTCGTTGCTACATGTTCATGTTGACAAGTGAAGACAGAATTATTAGCCTTTGGTTAGTTTAATATCGGCAGACAAAGTTATTtacttatatattataataaatgcatttttttaCTGATTTTATCCTGGATTGTTTTCTGTCGTTTCTTGTTCATTTAAAACAAAAGGTTGTGGATGACAAACAGAAGCTACCATTAGCTTCTGTGCATTAATCATCACAATtgtttgtgtagttgtgtgtgctgtgactAAAATTGACCCAACATCCTAATACATGAATATAATGTGCATAcaacatacattttaaaattataTAAATGCCAGATTTTACATGAAGTGGTAGATTAATCTGTCTCTTTTTGTCCTCTGTTCTGCAAACACACAGCTCTGCTTAGCCCCAGATGCCTCCTCTCCCTCTTGACGAGCGCATAGTGGTTATTCAGCGGCCTAAAAACGTGGCCTTGCGAGTGACCTCTCCACCAACCACCTCCCAGTCttcccagtcctcccagtctTCCTCACAGCGTCTTGCCAGCCGCACTGAGCTCCCATTCCAATCACCACAGTCCCAGCCTCCTCTATATCACCCCTGTGCGTCCTTCAACTCTTTGTCCCTGGAATGCCGGCACAGGCCTTTTACCCGTATACAAAAAGCCAAGGGCGAGAGAGGTGCCACGTCAGAGGACATCAACTGGATCCCTAGCCACTGTCACAGCAATGGGTCTGTGACTCTGGCACCCAGACCTCATAAGCACACACATTCCGTTGATATTAAAGTGTCTGTGGACAAAGGAGGGACACATTCAGACAAAGGACGCAGTAGCAGCTTAAATCGAGGTGGAAGTGTCAGAGAGGGCAGAGGTACAAGGCACTTGGATCCAGGGCAAGGTGCCTGGAAACCCAAAACAAAGTCTTCAGAGCAAGTTGAGAGGTACCAAATCCAGAACAAGACCCAACATACTAGCCACCATCAGAACCACTTAGCAGTGTCACCAGGTGGGGTCTTGGAATTCATTCCAGCCCAAAGACAGCAATCCAAATCTAGGTGGACAAAAGAAGACCTGTCATCAAAGTCTCACTATAAAACCCCCAACTACAGAGAGCCGCTATCTGTGGGAAACAAAGAAAACTCCAAACTGGGACCTGCTCACCAGCCCTCCAACCCCCATAGTGTACCCCATTACCACGGCACTGCCCAAACATCTCATGCGTCTATCTTAAACACTCACTACCCAACTGGCCCACCCTCTGCACCCTTCCGAGCCACATCTTCTTTCCAGCATCTAGGTCAGACCCGTCCCTCCCGTACCAGAGAGCAACGTCCTCAAATCTTCGACGGCTTGCCCCTTTCTCCCGCTTCTCTGTGTGGAGGCTTCCCTAGCCCTGACCACACCTGCACTATTAACTTTTCACGCCCATTCAACTGTGGCTGTTGGAGGCTGGTACGGGGGAGGGGAGATAGAGGTCATTCCTCCGGCTATCAAGGAGGCAGTGGAAGCCCATCTTCTTCATTTTCTCGAACCCAAGGAGTAAGTCCAACCAAGAGAGGTGACGGCATCATGGGACTGAAGACCTTAGGAGGGTGCCTGTCCACAGCTTCTACAACCAACACCTCTTCCTCCAATAGTACTGCCTCTGACTGCCGCACAGGGCTTCTTAGGCCCTTACGCTGTGCATCCTGTTCTGGGGACGGTGGTAGTTTTGAGAGTCCTACTGCTTTTCGTAAGAAACTGGTGGGTGGTTGCCTACCATGTGCCCCACTATCCTCCTCTGCTCCTCTGCGGGCATTGCAAAGTTGTGTCAGTGGTTGCAACCCCAAAGCAAGCCAGGCAGGTAGCTCGACCTGCAGCTACTGCAGCAGTGATCCTATAGTGGTGACCTTTAACCCTCATAGAGGGAAGCCTCCCAACATAGGCCATagtacaggaacacacacaatgGGAGGGTACCAACTTGATGACGATGATTACAGCGTGCGCACAATTTGGCCTGAGGAGCTGGCGAAGAAGATGACACGCTCTAAAACCCAAGCTAACCACCACAGTGCAGGGATGGGACTGGGAACAGGAAGGCCTTACATGGGCCATGACCAGAGCAGCAGCAATGGAACCAACCCTGTCATTTTGGACTGTCAGAACCTTCTAGAATTTACCCGCTCCCAACTGACAGACCACGCAGGACGACGGAGGCTTCAGCAAGGCAAGATGGCGGTTTTAGACTTCATGGGGTCAGGAAACAGCAGAGACCCAGGCCGAGACTCTCTGAAGAGGCTCTGGAACAAAGGAGCAGACGCAAGAATGGGAGACAGCGATGGACTTGATGATGATGTGCTTCCACGCTCTCCTTCACCTCACTCTCTCAGCACCGAGTCCCCACCCTCCTTCtcacctcctccctctgctcctggtACCCTCATCAAGCCCAAACCCAAAGGAAGAGAGCGGGAGGGCGGGCACTCTTTACCGTCAGCGCAGTCACTCCACTTGGTTCTCAACTCACTTAACAGAGAGCAAGATGAGGAGAATGGAAGAGGTAATGATGCTTTTGAGTATTCCTAAAAGGGCATGACAAATATAATCTCATATCCTGTAATAATCAGATATACTCAACTGGAATTAACATCATCAGGTCTATTGTAAATAATTAATGTTCTCCCTTTTATACATAACTGGCCAACATCCTCCTAGTGTGCTGCACATTTGGCTTTCTTagcttgtgtgtgtagtggagagtATCTTTGGAACTAATGTAGTAGCAGAATCAAGATACAGCTATTATTTGCAAGCCCACGTTTCAATTGCAGCACAACTCCAGCCATAACCCCAGAGTCATATTTCTAATTAGCATGGCAAAAAGCCAACTTATCTTCAAAACTGTCATGGTACAATGGATGTATGTAGCTTAATACAGttctttctctggagtgctatATCTTCTTACTCCAGATAGATATCTTCTGTCTTGTCACTATCTCTGTCTAATatctatataaatatttaaacattgTGGGGGTTTTAGTCCTCGTTTTATTCCCATTTTAAATACCTTTGtctgaacatttttttcttcaaatgtTCAGCTTCACTGTCCCTTTTTTTCCTATTATTGTAATAGATGTGGTTCAATGcaaaaggagagaaagaaaagcagtaGAATAATGATGTCAATGCAAACAGGATAAGAGAAGGAAGGATTAAAATAAGTGAAATTATCACTTTTCTTGTAAAATTTTATATGAACTGATATGAAGCCCTCATGGCAAAATATCAAACTTGTCCCTCACTTGCATCATGAAGCCtgtgatttttttcatgttttataAAATTATTTACCAACAAACTTCCAGAACTAACTTGTGCCATAATTGCATAAGGTTCACATTTCACAGCACTTTGCCATCATTTAATCTGTCCTGATAACATTGTGATtaatatatgttatatattattataatattataatatatcagtatatcttttatataatatatatatatatatatatataacatgttTAAATATGTTATATAAGAATGTTTAAAGCTATAACTGGATTTGCATTTTTTTCCCTGCTCTTCTTTTCTGTCTAACTTGCATAACAGGTGCATTTACATGAATTTACATGAGCCAATGAAAAGGTCTGTCCTTCTCTTCCAGTGCACCTCTCCCTCCCACTTTCCTCCTCCCTCCCGGCATCTCTCTCAGACGAGAGTGTGATGACCCCAGATGTGGAGAATGCTGTGGTTAGTCCCATCCTACCTTTCCTCTTCCTGGGTAACGAGAGGGATGCACAGGACCTGGATCTGCTGCTGCGTCTGAACGTCAGTTATGTGGTCAACGTCACCACCCACCTGCCCCTCTACCATGTGGATACGGGTCTGGTGCGATACAAGAGGCTGCCTGCAACTGACAACAGCAAGCAGAATCTCCGTCAGTATTTCGAGGAGGTCTTTGAGTTCATAGGTAAGATGAGTACCATCTCACGCTGAGACTTTTTCACGCTGCGTCTTTCTCATGCTGACTCTTCGAATCTGTTTGCGTCTTGTGCGGGTTGCTGTTTGTTGATTCTTTTAATTAAGCTGTCTCAGCTGTGCTTTGAAGCCGATGCAAAAACCTAACACAAAAAGACCTTTTTGGCAGTGTGATGGGTGGAAACATATTTCCCCT encodes:
- the LOC143481932 gene encoding uncharacterized protein LOC143481932; this translates as MPPLPLDERIVVIQRPKNVALRVTSPPTTSQSSQSSQSSSQRLASRTELPFQSPQSQPPLYHPCASFNSLSLECRHRPFTRIQKAKGERGATSEDINWIPSHCHSNGSVTLAPRPHKHTHSVDIKVSVDKGGTHSDKGRSSSLNRGGSVREGRGTRHLDPGQGAWKPKTKSSEQVERYQIQNKTQHTSHHQNHLAVSPGGVLEFIPAQRQQSKSRWTKEDLSSKSHYKTPNYREPLSVGNKENSKLGPAHQPSNPHSVPHYHGTAQTSHASILNTHYPTGPPSAPFRATSSFQHLGQTRPSRTREQRPQIFDGLPLSPASLCGGFPSPDHTCTINFSRPFNCGCWRLVRGRGDRGHSSGYQGGSGSPSSSFSRTQGVSPTKRGDGIMGLKTLGGCLSTASTTNTSSSNSTASDCRTGLLRPLRCASCSGDGGSFESPTAFRKKLVGGCLPCAPLSSSAPLRALQSCVSGCNPKASQAGSSTCSYCSSDPIVVTFNPHRGKPPNIGHSTGTHTMGGYQLDDDDYSVRTIWPEELAKKMTRSKTQANHHSAGMGLGTGRPYMGHDQSSSNGTNPVILDCQNLLEFTRSQLTDHAGRRRLQQGKMAVLDFMGSGNSRDPGRDSLKRLWNKGADARMGDSDGLDDDVLPRSPSPHSLSTESPPSFSPPPSAPGTLIKPKPKGREREGGHSLPSAQSLHLVLNSLNREQDEENGRVHLSLPLSSSLPASLSDESVMTPDVENAVVSPILPFLFLGNERDAQDLDLLLRLNVSYVVNVTTHLPLYHVDTGLVRYKRLPATDNSKQNLRQYFEEVFEFIEEAHQSGRGVLVHCQAGVSRSATIVIAYLMKHTRMTMTDAYKYVRSRRPVVSPNLNFMGQLLEFEKDLNSGVTPRILTPKLSGLETQV